One Spinacia oleracea cultivar Varoflay chromosome 4, BTI_SOV_V1, whole genome shotgun sequence DNA segment encodes these proteins:
- the LOC110782683 gene encoding prefoldin subunit 2, which yields MGSRSEAGPVNEQAVANLYGSMRTELNQIYSKMTELEIEVSEHSLVMNAIQPLDPSRRCYRMIGGVLVERTIKEVLPAVQRNKEGIEEVIGRLNEALERKKKDIAEFEAKYKIRIKKSDNDVKEDSNKKEGNAQGVLVGPAAATESK from the coding sequence ATGGGGAGCAGATCTGAAGCTGGGCCTGTGAATGAGCAAGCAGTTGCCAACTTGTATGGTTCGATGAGGACAGAACTAAACCAAATATATTCAAAGATGACAGAGCTGGAGATAGAAGTAAGCGAGCATTCGTTGGTGATGAACGCAATCCAACCGCTTGATCCGTCAAGGAGATGCTACCGTATGATTGGAGGTGTGTTGGTAGAAAGAACAATTAAAGAGGTATTGCCAGCTGTGCAGCGGAACAAGGAGGGTATTGAAGAGGTGATTGGCAGGCTGAATGAAGCTTTGGAGAGAAAGAAGAAAGACATTGCTGAGTTTGAGGCCAAGTACAAAATTAGGATAAAAAAGTCGGATAATGATGTGAAAGAGGATAGTAACAAGAAAGAAGGTAATGCCCAGGGAGTTCTAGTAGGCCCTGCTGCTGCTACTGAATCAAAATAG